From a single Staphylococcus epidermidis genomic region:
- a CDS encoding PTS sugar transporter subunit IIC, whose translation MDIILGVGTLVLVLIIMTLFLNFAPYGKQGLQALSGAACATFLPQAFLSYAIGGVFHVKFFQEIGDLAGSLSGIAVGILTCLKLEVSPVFAVIVGLVLHDSKLLPAFIAAYVVAFGIKFVEKKVPEGLDLIVVILLAPAVTFGLANLISPGVIAVLKQIGSAITSVGDNNPYALAVILGLVIPVTGMTPLSSMVLTSLLGLTGIPMAIGALTCTGASFVNGILFSKLKIGNKGNAFAVFVEPLTQIDLIAKYPLQLFGANAIIGVVNACIVTYSGLIIDIKGMATPIAGAIVLYGFNDAVRSTITIIAVAIASVILAYVISAIINKFNLMNVGFKLPRRKNQVKESV comes from the coding sequence ATGGATATTATTTTAGGAGTAGGGACTTTAGTACTCGTTCTTATTATCATGACGCTTTTCTTAAATTTTGCGCCATATGGTAAACAAGGTTTACAAGCTTTATCAGGGGCTGCTTGTGCCACGTTTTTACCACAGGCGTTCTTAAGTTACGCAATTGGTGGCGTATTCCATGTTAAATTTTTCCAAGAAATTGGTGATCTAGCAGGGAGTTTAAGTGGTATAGCTGTTGGTATATTAACTTGTCTAAAGTTAGAAGTGTCTCCAGTATTTGCAGTCATTGTAGGTTTAGTATTACATGACTCAAAATTATTACCTGCGTTTATCGCAGCGTATGTTGTTGCATTTGGAATCAAGTTTGTTGAGAAAAAAGTTCCAGAGGGACTAGATTTAATTGTTGTTATTTTATTGGCTCCAGCAGTTACATTTGGTCTTGCAAACTTAATTTCTCCAGGGGTTATTGCAGTACTTAAACAAATTGGTAGTGCAATCACTTCAGTAGGTGATAACAACCCATATGCATTAGCAGTCATTTTAGGACTTGTTATTCCTGTAACTGGTATGACGCCATTAAGCTCAATGGTGCTTACAAGCTTATTAGGTTTAACTGGTATTCCAATGGCAATTGGTGCATTAACATGTACAGGAGCATCTTTTGTTAATGGAATCTTATTTAGCAAATTAAAAATTGGTAATAAAGGTAATGCCTTCGCGGTATTTGTAGAACCGTTAACTCAAATTGACTTAATTGCCAAATATCCACTACAACTGTTTGGTGCGAATGCCATTATTGGTGTTGTAAATGCTTGTATTGTCACATACAGTGGACTAATTATTGATATTAAAGGTATGGCAACACCTATAGCAGGTGCTATTGTACTTTATGGCTTTAACGACGCTGTAAGATCTACAATTACAATTATCGCAGTAGCAATTGCAAGTGTGATATTAGCGTACGTTATTAGTGCTATTATTAATAAATTTAACTTGATGAATGTCGGATTCAAGTTACCACGTAGAAAAAACCAAGTTAAGGAGAGTGTTTAA
- the sdaAB gene encoding L-serine ammonia-lyase, iron-sulfur-dependent subunit beta, whose translation MAKSYDYQSAFDIIGPVMMGPSSSHTAGAVKIGNSARAVLGDMPKHIEIRYYESFAKTHQGHGTDVAIVGGAMGYSTFDSRIKSSLDIAKDENITIDIIEDEGESIGQHPNCAYIKANTKDGRYIEVIGISIGGGTIKLKGINVNGLNVELNHGLPMLVIDGNMNKAKINHLINDLSDMDLDLGEELIETNDNEGLVVFPLNKAISESALNIIKDKHSDLNVSYIK comes from the coding sequence ATGGCTAAAAGCTATGATTATCAAAGTGCTTTCGATATTATTGGACCAGTAATGATGGGACCTTCAAGTTCTCATACAGCAGGTGCAGTAAAAATTGGTAATTCAGCGAGAGCTGTGTTAGGAGATATGCCTAAGCATATAGAAATTCGTTATTATGAATCTTTTGCTAAAACGCATCAAGGGCATGGTACAGACGTTGCTATTGTCGGTGGTGCTATGGGCTACAGCACTTTCGATAGTAGAATTAAATCATCCTTAGACATAGCAAAAGATGAAAATATTACAATTGATATTATTGAAGATGAAGGAGAAAGTATTGGTCAACATCCTAACTGTGCTTATATCAAAGCAAATACGAAAGACGGACGTTATATAGAAGTGATAGGTATTTCTATTGGTGGCGGTACAATCAAACTAAAAGGTATCAATGTAAATGGTTTAAATGTGGAACTAAATCATGGGCTTCCAATGTTAGTTATAGATGGAAATATGAATAAAGCTAAAATAAATCATCTTATTAATGATTTATCAGATATGGACTTAGACTTAGGTGAAGAATTAATAGAAACAAATGATAATGAAGGTTTAGTTGTATTTCCTTTAAATAAAGCAATCTCAGAATCAGCATTAAATATTATTAAAGATAAACATAGTGATTTAAACGTTTCCTATATCAAATAG